The window aggtatagcaaaccctagtgtctgtgtgattggccccctcctcatcgccacgtgggcacggtggatgagaatagaccgccctagcatgtcTATAGGTAATCAGCGCACTAGCACACACACCCGTACCAGTCACATGGGATACCCCGCCATGACTAAAACTTTATCTGTGTTTGTTACCAATCATGACAGAAGCTCTCCCGTGACCAGCACTAGCATGAGCCAGagcaccgaaatatataaatatatttaatacgagacctagcctcaattactgcagacttcagtgagcTGAGATTACTCTCAAcggcacgcacgtgatgccctcacattcatctaacagctggaccttgagactaaggagagtatgctcgcctcttatgttggtaaagaagagacgccaagtcctctcaacttggagcaaaagacttctaaacagctgcaatttgtcaccgttagggagaagctgcttagatggacaaactgttagtccaaacagtgatctggctttataaaataacaaactaacctcatagaaaggtagtaaaataacaaaattagattttactaacaaaaaactcacaatatagtaacacagataaggaagtaaagaatctccaccatagcctaagcttagcattacgacaacattgtccccgcaatgccaaacatagacacaatttacaagtttaaatttaccaggataattcccagcaaacacaaacaaatagaaggaatagtagagaaactttACTTACCCAAAGCCAGAGATACCGCCAGTCCGATGGTCAAAGAATGAATAATCTCCTCCGTACTTTACGGCCCTTTTATATactttagtagcgacataacagcgacataacggcgacataatggcgactagcgacataatagcgacataacagcgacatattggcgactagcgacataatagcgacatattggcgacataatagcgacataacggcgacataatagcgacataacggcgacataatagcgactcaacggcgacataatagcgacataacggcgacataatagcgacacaacggtgacataatagcgacacaacggcgacatatcggcgacataacagcgacataacggcgcCATAATGGCGACACAATGGCGACACAAtggcgacacaacggcgacataatagcgacataacggcgactagcgacataatagcgacatattggcgactagtgacataatagcgacatattggcgacataacagcgacacaacggcgacataatagcgacacaacggcgacataatagcgacataatagcgacacaacggcgacataatagcgacacaacggcgacataatagcgacataacggcgacacaatagcgacataatagcgacacaacggtgacataatagcgacacaacggcgacatatcGGCGATATAATAGCGACCTAATGGCGACATactggcgacataacggcgacacaatagcgacatattggcgacataacagtgacataacggcgacataatagcgacatattagCGACACAACGTCTTTTACGCACACAACGACAGGATTCGCTTGgtagtcagtttaagtagaccaaaaaaatgataaaatgaaacgtttcaaaacctatcaagcatgaatatgctaacattattatttaacttcaggtattatagttttgttttctgaaaataacgtctgtattgtaatattttacgtttattattaagttagtaactcaatgttctttattacaccaataattatgcatttattctaggttaacttcaattgattattatcattcttcgcagcattttaaaataaataaaaaaatgaaaattcactgagtgttatgtatttaatcgAAATCACAAGTGGTAAAATACGGAAACATGTTCTTCAAgttgtaattgttagaatacggaGTGAAATCATGACTGAAAGATGCAAACGAAGAGTACtgtagtttttcattattttctatgtgttttaatataaaaccaaggccaatattacgaaataggcatatggctagtcacatccgtagcgaacgaaacgcaactgtcactgtcgcactaatagagagagatgactacgatacgttTCCTACGCGGCCAGTTCGATGAGTACTTATATAGGATTTaggtattaagtaggtatactttTTGATGTTACCAATATATATTGCCTCACCACGTATAGCATAACAACCCTTTGTAACAGAAAAAACTAGGTAAGTATACAATTAGATGCGTCTCTTAATGCGAGGTAAATGGGAGGAATATAAGGGTCAATTTAACCCTACCACGGCTATAGAGTGGCGAGCTGGCGAGTGACTTTGCTGGCTgtcacataaaaaaacattaatcatTTGATCACACGAAACAGTATGAATCCTCCAACTGCCTCGTCACGCATTCGAGATTGGAATCTTAATCAATGTTTTtcatatgtaggtaggtatgtattaaggtctgtttttttattccgtggactaaaatgacgtttcatatataagaaatgacatttcttagtaccacatgaaatgtcattttagtctacggaataaaaaacagaatataggtacatacaaaaaCCACCTGCATAATGCATATTAGGAGACCTCTTTACAATTGTTTGCTGTTTGTGCAGTGTGCGGGGAAGTAGGCGCACTGCGCGCTGTCCTCGCCGGCGGTGCGGACGCTGCCACTCCTGACCAACACGGGGGCTATCCACTGCATTACGCGGCACAGATGTGCGGTGCTCCTGCAGCTACCGATCAtcaggtataattttaaaatcccaataactatatttcaataatttggGAAGTTGTGAAGTTAATTGATTAGAGACTGTCACCAAGTAAGCCTTGAGAACTGAGAAATATCCGTACTTTGTGTCTGTACATTCTGTACAAGTAGCgctgtttttaaatgttttcagTCCAACATCAGATTATTATGGGCATTGAACTTCGGGTGCTCATCTcatagatattttaaaaaggTATTAGGTATACCTACTGTAAAGTCTGTAAACACTTCTTTCTGAGTtagaaaaaagtagaagaatatttttttcacgtgAAAAATTTTTGGCCGTTATCTGGAGAGTTGGCCGATTTGGACGAtcccaaagaaaaaaaacatttcgcGTCACAAACATTTTTGTACTACTTTCATCCTAATCAgaaaacgataccaaatatgccctaaaacggatccccactattgtTGTTACTCCTTGTGTAAGTATAAATGTTAGACAATAAGtaaaattggtaaaatataGTGTAAGAAATATTTAGGTCGGGCCTGGCACTAAAGTAACGGAATTACGGAATTGTCAAGGCCAAAAGTCATGGTCAGTGATGGAACCctgattattataatagtaaTGTGCGTGTTTTCTGTATAACTTTTGCGACTTATTTATTGTGTTCTTCTTTGACTGCAGtggtgtattgtattgtattactttatttgctagaatcatGGTTAACACTGAtgttacatgaaaatattagtCCAGAGTCCAGCACAATTCTGCCGACTTACGGCGTGCAAATTTTACTACAAATACTTATGACTAACATGCATTTACtctatatttacatttcatggattaattattacttaataatgtcaatatttataattagttagtaacaaaaaaatcaaaaccaaAACGAGTATGATAATATTACCAAATTTCCTACAGAATACATTACATtgcattaattaaattataatttaggtacaaccattttcaatacaattaaatttacaGCCCTTTATTGCGCATAATTATTAAATCTACAGATAGTTTCTTTTAAGAATTCCTTCACTGAGTAAAAGCACTGCTCTTTCAACCATAAACTaagtttttttcaaaaactgttaTAATCCATATCCGTAATTTGTTTTGGTATAGAGTTATAGATCAAACAAGCCATGAAGTAGCAATTTTTGCGGTACAGTTTTAGTCTTGGGGCGGgcataattaaattaacctGAGATTCAGCTCTCCGGTTGAAATTGACGTTCGGCTTAAATAGTGACATATTTGACTTCACTAATTTAGCTGTTTCAAAGATATACATACTCGGTAGcgtcataattatattttttatgaaaattggaCAGCAATATACAGTTGCATAAGGTCGATCTAGAGTAGGTAGGCTTACTGGCCTCTAGCCGGAAGAAGGAAGTGAGTTTTCATGCTGCAACAAAGGAATACGACCGACTAAGTATTTGAACTAGTTGTATTCGTGCTGAAAATTTTAGCATCTATCTTATCTACACAATGAACTATATTGGCATTTAAATGTACCTAAACGTGTTAATAAACATTAATGTTTGAGTAAATATCCGTTATCAGATAAGCAGATAGACCCAGTAATGCTCTTGGCTTTGTCACTGGCCAAAAATAACATGAGTTCAGCAATTTCTTCGGGCTCTCCTATCCTATTGAGGGCCGTGCTTTTCTTGTAATTTTCCCATATAGCGTCTGCATTCTGCCATCCGCAGTTTTCCAGTATATCAGTCTTCACCGGGCCAGGATTGACGCTGTTAACTCTTACACCGTGCGGTGCCAGCTCTAACGCAGCGCAGCGGGTAAAATGATCTAAAGCTGCTTTGGACACGCAGTATGATGTCAGGGTTAGTAACTTAGGAACATGAAGAGCCGCAGTGCTACCCGTGTTAATGATGTTGCCTTTTGTTTTTATCAAATGGGGCACGGCTATTGTTGTGAGATGGATTACAGCTCGGACATTCGTCTGCATTACAACGTCATATGCTTCGAGAATGTTGCCTTCGAGTAACGAGCCTTGCCTGGAAATGCCAGCGTTATTGATGAGAACGTCTAATTTTCCGAATTTTTCGATGGTTTGTTGAACTATGGTGCTGGCCTGACGTTCGTCAGCAACGTCGGCTTTGATGACGAGGGGTTGTGGTCCGTGCTGCCCGCACTGTTGAGCGACGTTGGCGAGTTTGGCTTCGTTCCGGCCTACGAGCGCGACGCACGCCCCTTGTTTAGCGAATAGCACCGCGGCAGCCGCGCCGATGCCGGAGCTCGCGCCAGTCACCAGGACAACTTTACCGGAGAAACTCATGATGTCTACTGTTTAATTCAGATAGCACTAGACGACGAGAATTTATAGAGATAAGATAACCTACGAAATTAAGTGGCGCGATTGCGATTAATTTTTGATAGAGTTAATCTTATTATGATGCACTTATTATgcttatgtacatatatttcgtATTATAGATAACTACAATGTAATAACGTTCCAAGCCTATTAAAACCAGAGACTAGTACCTAAATATTCAAATCGGACAACCTccatcaaagagaattaagaagaccaagattGCTCACttcatacaacggttttgttaccaaaattaCTAacattttcgtagtctacatctaacgtcaagtagcggaactctcagtattGCTACTAAATAGATGTCACTGCAAAccaaaagtctaatgctcaacgattttcagctaagtaagagtaggagttgaaaattacgtttttttatttatttttatgtcggTGGTTATATATTCTATACATGAGCGTTATGCAGcattatgcagcaaaaggtAGCAGTAGGGACGGTTAGTCAATTGTTAATTACTATTATACGAAGCCTAAGACTTGTTTGTCCCAACCAACGAAGTTTCAAGCTCCTAACTGAAAAATATGTTCTCGATTTAATCCCTCTCAGCCCCCTTAGAAGACTTTCTAGTccactatttaaaataatgtttgcTCCCGATGCAAACTTTCAATCCATTTGAACTCTCATCAAAAACGGTAAAATTAGTtttcgtatattttaatataatgccCTTTTACCAAGTTTCAAGATCCTTACTTTAAAAAGATAGCTTACTTTAAAAGGAAAGTTCCTAGCTTATTTTCGTAATGTTATATTAAGTATAGGCATACTCTAAAAAGGTTTAAAGCATTATTTGTACTGGATCAAATAAAACTTTcgacccctttttaacccttttagagggtgaatttaataaaaatttttcgggaagtaaatgaaaacaaaaataatatgtgaaaagttttcttaatttctatttaaacttaattgtctTAATTGTTTGTAAAGTACTGTCTCTTAGAATATCGGCAGCTAATTTATTAGCAccacatatattatatatgcatATAAGTACCCACAACCAGGGATCGTTACCAGTGTTCTGACTACgggttttaaattaggtataaccggtTTTAGTTGTATTTCGCTATTTATATCACAAAAGCTTTGATTACCGGTATAATGAATAACTGTATTTGACATGTTACCCTCAAAAACCATTACCGGtaatacatgtcaatgtcaatacactCCTTTATTTGTTTCTTCGAATATGTTGTGCTTTGCCGTATGTATCACATACGTCgcaaattaattttcttatccAGTACCTGATAATAGTAGACACTTCAGCCAGCTATGCAGTATGTTATCGCGTGACGTTACAATATTACACctatttgttgtgatttagtaGTAGTGTGTGATTGACATTTTACCTTTCAATTGCAATGAATAGTGGTATggaataaaggtatttaatattgtaaatagtctatatataGCGGTAAAAACAAAAACGAAAGTGACGAATGACAATTCAGTGACAGCAGTACAGCGCCGTCTGTTTCAGCTACAAAACTAGGGTGCATCTTTTATTTCTAAGACTACCTCTCTGTTACAATAAACTTTCATCCTATGATAAAATCTTCAACGTTAACTTAAAAACTCCGTTTAATTGTCACAGAGCCGAGGCGCTGCACTGGAGGTGCTCCGAGCGCTAGTAAAGGAAGGTGGCGCAAAAGTGGACGTTCGCGATGCAGATGGACGCACGCCGTTGCTATGGGCTGCATCCGCTGGTTCCGCAGCCGCCGTGCTCGCGCTGCACCAGGCTGGTGCTAAAGTTGACGATGCCGACAGGTGACTAACTTACCAAAACCAGTTAAAATACCCCCATAGCCGCCAACCACTGTAAGATCTCACTATGAGATTGGGAATGAGTGGAATGATGCTTTTAAACTGAGAATACTTTATATTTGTGAACAGGGATGGACTAACGGCACTACATTGTGCTGCAGCGCGCGGACATACCGAAGCGCTAGAAACGCTAGTTGGCCTTTGCGGCGCGCGCGTCGACGTAGCGGACTCCCACGGCTGCACCCCACTCCATTACGCAGCCGCGCTGGGCCATGCCGATGCTACGGCTGCTTTACTTCAGCATGGTTCAGATGCCCATCGCCAGGACCGGCGGGGACGCAGTCCCGCACATACTGCGGCCGCTAAAGGACAGATTGAGACTGTTCGCATACTTGGTAATCCAACTGCTTACTTTGGTACTGCTTACTGCTAGCCTTTCTCCGCAGACATTTCGCTTGGTTGCCCTTGGCATAGGCCTCTACCATATTCCTCCATGCGTCTCTGCGCAGAGCCTGATTACACACAATACACACAATGGTTCACATGcctgaatttttatttttatacctactaTGAATGTAGACAAAAAGTATGGCATTCCAAAATACCTCCAAAATACTGCTACCACCCTACCAACACCCTCGAATACTTATTTCTAAAATTTGGAGTctgaatgtttttatttattgcaggAGCGAGAGGAACGAATTTATGGTTGCGAAATTCTAAAGGCGATTTACCATTGCATGAGGCTGTGGCTTCCGGCCGAAGAGAATTAGTGAAGTGGCTCTTAGATGGGCGGCCCTCCCAAGTAAATGCTACGAATCATGAAGGTCGTACTCCGCTGCACATTGCAGCGGCCACTGACAACGCTGATCTGTGTCGCCTCTTGTTGGATCGTGGGGCTGAAGTTAATCCCGTAGCGAGGTCTTCTAAGAACGAACCAATGACTCCTTTAGATTGTGCGACAACGCGCGGTCATAGATCCACTGCTAAATATTTGCAAATGCACGGTGGTCTCCCAGCATCAAAACTAGGAAATACAGAAATTGTCATTGATGGCGCCCCAATAACAGCTTTACCGACACGTAGGGTAACTAGCACAAAGATTGATGTAAGAGATAGGATTAGGATAGAAAAAAGAGAAGTCGTTGAGCTTTCCAGTCCTATCCATGATAGAAGACAGGCAAGAAACAGGATGGATAGTGATAGTACTAATGGTTCATCAACAGATGACAAGAGATCAAGAAGAAGGTCTGATAACAAATATACTAGTAGACATCAAGATAGACGAAAAAGACTAATTGAACCTCAAAAAAGTTTCAGCGATGGGTATGACACAGAATTAGAAAGACAGGCAAAGGATGAATCATATGGTCGAAAACATAGAAAGGGCAGTAAAAAGAATAGGTCTAAAAGTGAGCCCTCAAGACGAAGTAGAAGTAACTCAAGATATCGAGGACGTAATCGATCTGCATCTCAGAGTTCATCTGGTTCAGAAACATATCCAGAGAAAAAGAAAAGTAAACGGCATCGCAAGCGTGGAAGAAGGAGGTCAACTTCATCTTCAGAAAGTAGTAGTTCTGAATCGAGCGAAAGACGGAGTACAAAACGCAAAGGAAAGAAAACCTCAATACATATTGAGAATGACGAGGAAAAACAGAGCGTTAACATTGTAAAATACAAAAGCGCCGATATTATACAACgttctgaaataaaagaagATATACATCGCTCTGAAACAAAAGATATCCCTGAGTTGGCTCCAACAGCTAATGAAATTACTGAAAAAAAGGAATCGGATAAAGAAGAAAAGCAACTAGTAAAAAGTAAGACTCTCAGTGAAACTGAGACTGACACTTTATCAGTAAGGACAAATATGATTGTTACAGAAGCACAAATACACATGGAACGCGAGTCAAGCCAACATGGAAGTTCCGAAATTACTGTGACTGTTGATTCATCAAATAATGTATCCATAGAAACAGCCAACCTCTCAGTAACGCATAAAGATTTAAATGAGGAGGCTAAATTAGAAGCAGATGTTGCGGTAACAAGTAGTGTAACTGAAGAAGCTCAGATCAATGATACGTCTACTGGGCCCCAGCCTTCAGGAGAAAATGCCGCAGAAAAGTTACTAGAAACCACTGAGAGCCAATCAAAAGATGAAAGTGCACCTTCAAAGTCTGATCAGGAAAATGAAAATACACAAGCCATAAAAAAGTCGGGTTTAGAATCTCAGACAAGTGAGAAACAATCAAAATCACTAGAGAGTGATAAAGATCCCTCTCAAGATTCAGCTAAAAATGACAAAGAAAAGTCAAAAGAAACGTCATCAAGTTCCAGTTTAGAACGGACTAGGAAAAAATCTTTTCAAGTATTGGCTGGCCCGGAAGAACTATTACTGCAAAGTAAAGATGTAGGAGAACTTACCACTACGTTAGACATTAGTACTGAAAGAAAAGATTCGCGGGACAAAAGTAGCTCTCCAACAGTGTCTTTTGCTAAAAAAGACGAGGTTTTTGAAAGTAAGGACTCAGAAAAACAGCCTGATCATCTAATGGGCGAGAAAGTGATTCATGGTGAAGTAGGTTCAGGGAGTGGTAGTGTAGATAAGAAATTAAGCAGTGAAAGTACTTTAGCGAGTGCTGACGAAAAACGGAAAGAATATTCTTCCACAACAGCGACAGGCAGCAGCAACGAAATTGCACCAACTGCAGATAAGGGTTTGATTACAGTAATTGACGATAAAACTGCGGCAGAAGATCGCGCTGTTCAACAAATTCTATTGGAGAATACTTCAGATGACATCAATTTACCTTTACCGGTTTCACCTAAACGAAAATCATCTAAGGACAGCCAAGGAAGTAGTAGAAAGAGCAGTATTTATGAAACCGAAAGTTATAAAGTACTATCCGACATTGCAAGTGTTACCGATGTTAGCACCGGTATTCTTAAAAAGTCTAGTAAAGTTGACGAAGGTTCCTTAGACGACGATAAAGAAATGGGTATCAAAGATTCATGTGGACGTGTCGCCAGTATTAGTGACAACGAAATATACAGTCACTCCGAGGTTAATGGGCGTAGAAAACGTTTTCGTAAAAAAGGTAGAACTAAAAGTCGCACAACTATCAGATCTAAAAGTGAGAATTCAGAAAGGGGGTACGAGTCCAGTGGATTAATGGATTCAGGGTTTGAGCCAAGTCCTAGAGCAGTTCAGCGCCGAATAATGAGTCCCCGTCTTGCAGCTTATTATAGGCAGAGAAACGCAAGTGGAAGATATTCTGGTAAATCCGACAGTAGAATTCCTGTGCGAAAACCAGGAGATAAAAACGCAGTGGATATGAAATCTGTTACT of the Cydia pomonella isolate Wapato2018A chromosome 19, ilCydPomo1, whole genome shotgun sequence genome contains:
- the LOC133528201 gene encoding 3-oxoacyl-[acyl-carrier-protein] reductase FabG-like, producing the protein MSFSGKVVLVTGASSGIGAAAAVLFAKQGACVALVGRNEAKLANVAQQCGQHGPQPLVIKADVADERQASTIVQQTIEKFGKLDVLINNAGISRQGSLLEGNILEAYDVVMQTNVRAVIHLTTIAVPHLIKTKGNIINTGSTAALHVPKLLTLTSYCVSKAALDHFTRCAALELAPHGVRVNSVNPGPVKTDILENCGWQNADAIWENYKKSTALNRIGEPEEIAELMLFLASDKAKSITGSICLSDNGYLLKH
- the LOC133528196 gene encoding protein phosphatase 1 regulatory subunit 12A, producing the protein MAAPALADARDADGLTPLHLAVVHGNVPLVQTLLAAGADVNARDDEHHTVVHWATVCGEVGALRAVLAGGADAATPDQHGGYPLHYAAQMCGAPAATDHQSRGAALEVLRALVKEGGAKVDVRDADGRTPLLWAASAGSAAAVLALHQAGAKVDDADRDGLTALHCAAARGHTEALETLVGLCGARVDVADSHGCTPLHYAAALGHADATAALLQHGSDAHRQDRRGRSPAHTAAAKGQIETVRILGARGTNLWLRNSKGDLPLHEAVASGRRELVKWLLDGRPSQVNATNHEGRTPLHIAAATDNADLCRLLLDRGAEVNPVARSSKNEPMTPLDCATTRGHRSTAKYLQMHGGLPASKLGNTEIVIDGAPITALPTRRVTSTKIDVRDRIRIEKREVVELSSPIHDRRQARNRMDSDSTNGSSTDDKRSRRRSDNKYTSRHQDRRKRLIEPQKSFSDGYDTELERQAKDESYGRKHRKGSKKNRSKSEPSRRSRSNSRYRGRNRSASQSSSGSETYPEKKKSKRHRKRGRRRSTSSSESSSSESSERRSTKRKGKKTSIHIENDEEKQSVNIVKYKSADIIQRSEIKEDIHRSETKDIPELAPTANEITEKKESDKEEKQLVKSKTLSETETDTLSVRTNMIVTEAQIHMERESSQHGSSEITVTVDSSNNVSIETANLSVTHKDLNEEAKLEADVAVTSSVTEEAQINDTSTGPQPSGENAAEKLLETTESQSKDESAPSKSDQENENTQAIKKSGLESQTSEKQSKSLESDKDPSQDSAKNDKEKSKETSSSSSLERTRKKSFQVLAGPEELLLQSKDVGELTTTLDISTERKDSRDKSSSPTVSFAKKDEVFESKDSEKQPDHLMGEKVIHGEVGSGSGSVDKKLSSESTLASADEKRKEYSSTTATGSSNEIAPTADKGLITVIDDKTAAEDRAVQQILLENTSDDINLPLPVSPKRKSSKDSQGSSRKSSIYETESYKVLSDIASVTDVSTGILKKSSKVDEGSLDDDKEMGIKDSCGRVASISDNEIYSHSEVNGRRKRFRKKGRTKSRTTIRSKSENSERGYESSGLMDSGFEPSPRAVQRRIMSPRLAAYYRQRNASGRYSGKSDSRIPVRKPGDKNAVDMKSVTQRIQTNMRRYYCERKIFQHLLELKRLQIRTSKTNEAVLVKRAIDEYNKSSLASVGLGTYSSVDYSFSSFEKFLYESLRKLQKSGKKHLDNLPERPIDFDYGESELYKMSSIPDNPCLCTSKTHRCFHAVHAYTGIPCSAYIPYKWNHHTMPKPATADPSTKSKGFLPKIASKSHSSTSGKAHVTLEVSHGSERQLIALPAEKLDKNKRYYVTFTVKGSEPPSDNDNGSPSSNKAKASVRSG